One region of Blattabacterium cuenoti genomic DNA includes:
- the rpsD gene encoding 30S ribosomal protein S4, whose protein sequence is MAKYIGPKTKISRRFGECIYGEDKYFNRRKYPSGQHGNNRRRGKRSEYFIQLIEKQKAKYTYGILERQFEKLYFEAARKKGITGELLLQACESRLDNVVFRLKFAPSRSSARQIVSHRHIIVNNHIVNIPSFRLKPGDKIEIREKSKKHPVILESINKKIGPLVEWLILDEKNMFGLFRIMPKRTQIPENIKEQFIVELYSK, encoded by the coding sequence ATGGCAAAATATATAGGACCTAAAACTAAAATTTCTAGAAGATTTGGAGAATGCATTTATGGAGAAGATAAATATTTTAATAGAAGAAAATATCCATCTGGACAACATGGAAATAATCGTCGTAGAGGAAAACGTTCAGAATATTTTATACAATTAATAGAAAAACAAAAAGCTAAATATACTTATGGGATATTAGAACGTCAATTTGAAAAATTGTATTTTGAAGCTGCAAGAAAAAAAGGAATTACTGGAGAATTATTATTACAAGCATGTGAAAGTCGTCTTGATAACGTCGTTTTTAGATTAAAATTTGCTCCTTCTCGATCTTCTGCTCGTCAAATTGTATCTCATAGACATATTATTGTTAATAATCATATTGTTAATATTCCTTCTTTTAGATTAAAACCAGGAGATAAGATAGAAATAAGAGAAAAATCTAAAAAACATCCAGTTATATTAGAATCTATAAATAAAAAAATAGGTCCATTAGTAGAATGGTTAATTTTAGATGAAAAAAACATGTTTGGTTTATTTAGAATTATGCCAAAAAGAACACAAATTCCTGAAAATATTAAAGAACAATTTATTGTAGAATTATATTCAAAATAG
- the rpsK gene encoding 30S ribosomal protein S11, which yields MVKSGKKRSVVVDSLGEAHIQSSFNNIIITLTNKKGEVITWSSAGKMNFKGSKKNTPYAAQMAAENVAKEGLNAGIKKVEIKVKGPGAGRDAAIRALSNSGIIVTMIKDITPLPHNGCRPPKRRRV from the coding sequence ATGGTAAAATCTGGAAAAAAAAGATCAGTAGTAGTTGATTCTTTAGGTGAAGCTCATATTCAATCTAGTTTTAATAATATTATTATTACTTTAACAAATAAAAAAGGAGAAGTGATAACATGGTCTTCTGCCGGAAAAATGAATTTTAAAGGATCTAAAAAAAATACTCCATATGCTGCTCAAATGGCAGCAGAAAATGTAGCAAAAGAAGGATTAAATGCAGGAATAAAAAAAGTTGAGATAAAAGTTAAAGGACCAGGAGCAGGTAGAGATGCTGCTATAAGAGCATTAAGTAATTCTGGTATTATAGTAACGATGATAAAAGATATAACTCCATTACCTCATAATGGATGTCGTCCTCCTAAAAGAAGGAGAGTTTAA
- the rpsM gene encoding 30S ribosomal protein S13: MAVRISSIEIPISKRGIIGLTYLYGIGKSLSKTILKSVNIDENKKVKDWSDDDISKIRKFISDNIKIEGELRSENQINIKRLMDIGCYIGTRHRKGLPLRGQKTKNNCRTRKGKKKTVANKKKVTK, encoded by the coding sequence ATGGCAGTTAGAATTTCTAGTATAGAAATTCCAATTTCTAAAAGAGGAATTATTGGTCTTACTTATTTGTATGGAATAGGTAAAAGTTTATCAAAAACTATTTTAAAATCTGTTAATATTGATGAAAATAAAAAAGTAAAAGATTGGTCTGATGATGATATTAGTAAAATAAGAAAATTTATATCTGATAATATAAAAATTGAAGGTGAATTAAGATCTGAAAATCAAATCAATATAAAAAGATTAATGGATATAGGTTGTTATATAGGAACAAGACATAGAAAAGGATTACCATTAAGAGGTCAAAAAACAAAAAATAATTGTAGAACTAGAAAAGGAAAAAAGAAAACTGTAGCAAATAAGAAAAAAGTTACAAAATAA
- the rpmJ gene encoding 50S ribosomal protein L36, with protein sequence MKVRASLKKRTDNCKIVRRKGRLRIINKKNPRFKQKQG encoded by the coding sequence ATGAAAGTAAGAGCTTCTTTAAAAAAAAGAACTGATAATTGTAAAATTGTTAGAAGAAAAGGTCGTTTACGTATTATTAATAAAAAAAATCCTAGATTTAAACAAAAACAAGGTTAG
- the infA gene encoding translation initiation factor IF-1 — MSKQKHIEVDGTIIESSPNAMFRVELENGCIVKAHISGKMRMHYIKILPGDKVRLEMSSYDLERGRITYRY; from the coding sequence ATGTCTAAACAGAAGCATATTGAAGTTGATGGAACTATTATAGAATCATCTCCAAATGCGATGTTTCGCGTAGAATTAGAAAATGGATGTATTGTAAAAGCTCATATATCCGGAAAAATGAGAATGCATTATATAAAAATATTACCTGGAGATAAAGTTCGATTAGAAATGTCTTCTTATGATTTAGAAAGAGGAAGAATAACTTATAGATATTAA
- the secY gene encoding preprotein translocase subunit SecY has translation MNNFLTTVHNIWNVKDLRKKIIITLNLLLIYRFGAYIPLPGINPLGISDFMEKFHIGSKGLIQILSSFTGGAFNRASILALGIMPYISASIIIQLMCIIIPYLQRLQKDGESGRKQISLITRWLTVGICFIQAPVYLISLTQQIIPFSSSISSYLININTFYGKSIFWCIGITTLTSGTLFTMWLGDKITDKGIGNGISLIIMSGIIARFPDAIAKEIFSKLENINGGLIILLFEFLLWLLVILFSIIIIQAIRKIPVQYVSHYKSIKLESNLIHKKHQYIPLKMTAAGVMPIIFSQAIMLFPLTFYDYIENIKIKNFFHLFQDIYGLWYNLTIFILVIIFTFFYTAITIPVNQMADDLKRNGGHIPKIKPGKDTAEYIDSILSKITFPGAILLAIIAIIPCIVFRMGVTQNFALFYGGTSLLIVVGVILDVSQQVRIHLLNYHYDGLMMTKNRKYNRL, from the coding sequence ATGAATAATTTTTTAACAACTGTTCATAACATTTGGAATGTTAAAGATTTACGTAAAAAAATAATAATAACTTTAAATTTATTATTAATATATCGTTTTGGAGCCTATATTCCCCTTCCAGGAATTAATCCTTTAGGTATTAGTGATTTTATGGAAAAATTTCATATAGGTTCTAAAGGATTAATACAAATTTTATCTTCTTTTACTGGTGGAGCTTTTAACCGTGCTTCAATTTTAGCCTTAGGTATTATGCCTTATATATCTGCATCTATTATAATACAGTTAATGTGTATTATTATTCCTTATTTACAAAGATTACAAAAAGATGGAGAAAGTGGAAGAAAACAAATTAGTCTTATTACAAGATGGTTAACTGTAGGCATATGTTTTATACAAGCTCCTGTATATCTTATTTCTTTAACTCAACAAATTATTCCTTTTTCATCTTCTATTTCATCTTATTTAATTAATATAAATACTTTTTATGGTAAAAGTATATTTTGGTGTATAGGAATAACTACTTTAACTTCTGGTACTTTATTTACAATGTGGTTAGGAGATAAAATAACAGATAAAGGTATAGGAAATGGAATTTCCTTAATAATAATGTCAGGAATAATTGCACGATTTCCAGATGCTATAGCAAAAGAAATATTTAGTAAATTAGAAAATATAAATGGAGGATTAATAATTTTACTTTTTGAATTTTTATTATGGTTATTAGTAATTTTATTTTCTATTATAATTATTCAAGCTATTAGAAAAATTCCAGTACAATATGTTTCTCATTATAAATCTATAAAATTAGAATCTAATTTAATTCATAAAAAACATCAATATATTCCATTAAAAATGACTGCTGCAGGAGTAATGCCTATTATATTTTCTCAAGCAATAATGCTTTTTCCATTAACTTTTTATGATTATATAGAAAATATAAAAATAAAAAATTTTTTTCATCTTTTTCAAGATATATATGGATTATGGTATAATTTAACTATTTTTATATTAGTAATAATTTTTACTTTTTTTTATACAGCTATTACTATACCAGTAAATCAAATGGCAGATGATTTAAAAAGAAATGGAGGACATATACCAAAAATAAAACCTGGAAAAGATACAGCTGAATATATAGATTCTATTTTATCAAAAATTACATTTCCTGGAGCAATACTTTTAGCTATTATAGCAATAATACCATGTATAGTTTTTAGAATGGGTGTTACTCAAAATTTTGCATTATTTTATGGAGGAACTTCGTTATTAATTGTAGTAGGTGTTATTTTAGATGTTTCACAACAGGTTCGTATTCATTTGTTAAATTATCATTATGATGGATTAATGATGACAAAAAATCGTAAATATAATAGATTATAA
- the rplO gene encoding 50S ribosomal protein L15, whose product MDNTKKIFLYPKSGSKKNKLRLGRGQGSGKGGTCGRGHKGEKSRSGYSKKIGFEGGQMPIQRRIPKFGFKRNKKKYNCINLYTIQNYINKGKIKKGDILNKEFFLKKKLAKKNDFIKILGKGILSYPLNIYASKFSKKAFSSIEKIGGKAFLV is encoded by the coding sequence ATGGATAATACAAAAAAAATTTTTTTATATCCAAAAAGTGGATCTAAAAAAAATAAATTGAGATTAGGAAGAGGACAAGGATCTGGAAAAGGTGGGACTTGTGGTAGAGGACATAAAGGAGAAAAATCTAGATCTGGTTATTCTAAAAAAATAGGATTTGAAGGAGGACAAATGCCTATACAAAGAAGAATTCCTAAATTTGGATTTAAAAGAAATAAAAAAAAATATAATTGTATTAATTTATATACAATTCAAAATTATATTAATAAAGGAAAAATTAAAAAAGGAGATATTTTAAATAAAGAATTTTTTTTAAAAAAAAAATTAGCTAAAAAAAATGATTTTATTAAAATTTTAGGAAAAGGTATTCTTTCTTATCCATTAAATATATATGCATCCAAATTTAGCAAAAAAGCTTTTTCTTCTATAGAAAAAATAGGAGGAAAAGCTTTTTTAGTATAA
- the rpsE gene encoding 30S ribosomal protein S5, producing MLSKKIKHSGLELKEKLVGVTRVCKVTKGRRYFSFSAILIKGNENGVVGYGFGKSKEAPDAIHKAGEQAKRNLCKVCISNGTIPHEQEAKYGGAHILIKPASDGTGIIAGGPLRAVLEAAGLRNVLSKSKGSSNHHNIIKATIKALSKMRDVHIIAKQRGISIKKVYNG from the coding sequence ATTTTGTCTAAAAAAATAAAACATTCTGGATTAGAATTAAAAGAAAAATTGGTTGGAGTAACAAGAGTATGTAAAGTAACTAAAGGAAGAAGATATTTTAGTTTTAGTGCTATCCTTATTAAAGGAAATGAAAATGGAGTAGTAGGTTATGGTTTTGGAAAATCTAAAGAAGCTCCAGATGCTATTCACAAAGCTGGAGAGCAAGCTAAAAGAAATCTTTGTAAAGTATGTATATCAAATGGAACAATTCCTCATGAACAAGAAGCTAAATATGGAGGGGCTCATATTTTAATTAAACCTGCTTCAGATGGTACTGGAATTATAGCTGGTGGACCTTTAAGAGCTGTTCTTGAAGCTGCTGGATTAAGAAATGTATTATCAAAATCTAAAGGATCTTCTAATCATCATAATATAATTAAAGCTACAATAAAAGCTCTTAGTAAAATGAGAGATGTTCATATTATAGCAAAACAAAGAGGTATTTCTATTAAAAAAGTATATAATGGATAA
- the rplR gene encoding 50S ribosomal protein L18 — MKKIFGEPDRFRISVFRSNKQIYAQIIDDLSGKTLVSSSSREKIFHENKKTKIELSYEVGKLLGDRAKKLKITKLVFDKGKYLYHGRIKSLAEGIRKIGFKF; from the coding sequence ATGAAAAAAATTTTTGGAGAACCAGATAGATTTAGGATTTCTGTTTTTAGAAGTAATAAACAAATATATGCCCAAATTATAGATGATTTATCTGGAAAAACTTTAGTATCTTCTTCATCAAGGGAAAAAATATTTCATGAAAATAAAAAAACAAAAATAGAATTATCTTATGAAGTAGGTAAACTATTAGGTGATAGAGCTAAAAAATTGAAAATAACTAAATTAGTTTTTGATAAAGGTAAATATTTATATCATGGTAGAATAAAATCTTTAGCTGAAGGAATTAGAAAAATAGGATTTAAATTTTAA
- the rplF gene encoding 50S ribosomal protein L6, with product MSRIGKKPILIPDNVELKIINDKISVKGNLGILYQKISKKLHFNLYEKKILITRNKENKESKSLHGLYHVLIKNMIIGVTKGFQKKLELVGVGYRATYNEKILDLNLGFSHNIMLQLSKEIDIEIKSEKGKNTIIILKSYDKQLLGIVAAKIRSFRIPEPYKGKGVKYLKEIIYRKAGKSA from the coding sequence ATGTCAAGAATTGGGAAAAAACCTATTTTAATACCTGATAATGTAGAATTAAAAATAATTAATGATAAGATATCTGTAAAAGGAAATTTAGGTATTTTATATCAAAAAATTTCTAAAAAATTACATTTTAATTTATATGAAAAAAAAATACTTATAACTAGAAATAAAGAAAATAAAGAATCTAAATCTTTACATGGATTATATCATGTTTTAATTAAAAATATGATAATAGGAGTTACAAAAGGATTTCAAAAAAAATTAGAATTAGTTGGAGTAGGATATAGAGCTACTTATAATGAAAAAATTTTAGATTTAAATCTTGGTTTTTCTCATAATATTATGTTACAACTTTCTAAAGAAATTGATATAGAAATAAAATCGGAAAAAGGAAAAAATACTATTATTATTTTAAAATCTTATGATAAACAATTATTAGGAATAGTTGCAGCAAAAATAAGATCATTTAGAATTCCGGAACCTTATAAAGGAAAAGGGGTTAAATATTTAAAAGAAATAATTTATAGAAAAGCAGGTAAATCTGCTTAA
- the rpsH gene encoding 30S ribosomal protein S8, giving the protein MDTIADFLTRIRNACFAKHKLLKVSFSKEKKEIINVLLKNGYILDYKIEKNIIKIALKYYKNNSVIYKIIRISKPGLRKYCKYKKLPRVLNGLGIAIITTSNGVITDKEARKKRIGGEILCYVF; this is encoded by the coding sequence ATGGATACAATAGCAGATTTTTTAACTAGAATTAGAAATGCATGTTTTGCAAAACATAAACTATTGAAAGTTAGTTTTTCTAAAGAAAAAAAAGAAATAATTAATGTTTTATTAAAAAATGGATATATTTTAGATTACAAAATAGAAAAAAATATAATTAAAATAGCATTAAAATATTATAAAAATAATTCTGTTATTTATAAAATAATAAGAATAAGTAAACCTGGTTTAAGAAAATATTGTAAATATAAAAAATTACCTAGAGTATTAAATGGATTAGGTATAGCTATAATAACTACTTCTAATGGAGTAATTACAGATAAAGAAGCAAGAAAAAAAAGAATAGGAGGTGAAATTTTATGTTATGTTTTTTGA
- the rpsN gene encoding 30S ribosomal protein S14 has product MAKESVKARQKKREKIVMKYANKRIALKKAGKYELLQKLPRDASPVRLKNRCSITGRCRGYMRKFGVSRIVFRNLVSQGLIPGIKKASW; this is encoded by the coding sequence ATGGCTAAAGAATCTGTTAAAGCAAGACAAAAAAAAAGAGAAAAAATAGTAATGAAATATGCAAATAAAAGGATTGCTTTAAAAAAAGCTGGAAAATATGAACTTTTACAAAAATTGCCTAGAGATGCATCTCCTGTTCGTTTAAAAAATAGATGTTCTATTACTGGAAGATGTAGAGGATACATGAGAAAATTTGGTGTTTCTCGTATTGTATTTAGAAATTTAGTTTCTCAAGGACTTATTCCAGGAATAAAAAAAGCTAGTTGGTAA
- the rplE gene encoding 50S ribosomal protein L5 produces the protein MISKSKLEKLYRKEVIPSLIKNFGYKSIMEVPKLKKIVIHQGIGESVSDKKLIDFSIKEITDITGQKAIFCYSKHDESGFKLRKGMPIGVKVTLRRIKMYEFLERLIFISLPRVRDFNGVKNNSFDGYGNYNMGITEQIIYPEINIDKIKKNKGMNITFVTSAKNDIEARKLLSLFGIPFKK, from the coding sequence ATGATTTCTAAATCTAAATTAGAAAAATTATATAGAAAGGAAGTAATTCCAAGTTTAATAAAAAATTTTGGATATAAATCTATTATGGAAGTTCCAAAATTAAAAAAAATAGTTATACACCAGGGTATTGGTGAATCTGTTTCAGATAAAAAATTAATAGATTTTTCTATAAAAGAAATAACAGATATAACAGGTCAAAAAGCTATTTTTTGTTATTCTAAACATGATGAATCTGGATTTAAATTAAGAAAAGGAATGCCTATAGGAGTAAAAGTTACTTTACGTAGAATAAAAATGTATGAATTTTTAGAAAGACTTATTTTTATTTCTTTACCTAGAGTAAGAGATTTTAATGGAGTAAAAAATAATAGTTTTGATGGATATGGAAATTATAATATGGGAATAACAGAACAAATTATTTATCCTGAAATAAATATTGATAAAATTAAAAAAAATAAAGGAATGAATATTACATTTGTTACTTCTGCTAAAAATGATATAGAAGCTAGAAAACTTTTATCACTTTTTGGAATACCTTTTAAAAAATAA
- the rplX gene encoding 50S ribosomal protein L24, whose translation MKKIKKEDKVLILSGNYKGTEGIVSKIFTKKNKVIIRGLNIVKRHTKPNAKNPKGGIIEKEAPIHISNLKKIIESKVVEDKVKVIESKVVEDKVVEDKVVEDKVVKDKVVKDKVVEDKVVKDKVVEDKVVEDKVVEDKVVEDKVVEDKVV comes from the coding sequence ATGAAAAAAATAAAAAAAGAAGATAAAGTATTAATTTTATCAGGAAATTATAAAGGAACTGAAGGTATTGTTTCAAAAATTTTTACTAAAAAAAATAAAGTTATTATAAGAGGATTAAATATAGTAAAGAGGCATACTAAACCTAATGCAAAAAATCCTAAAGGAGGAATTATAGAAAAAGAAGCTCCTATACATATATCTAATTTAAAAAAAATAATAGAAAGTAAAGTAGTAGAGGATAAAGTAAAAGTAATAGAAAGTAAAGTAGTAGAAGATAAAGTAGTAGAGGATAAAGTAGTAGAGGATAAAGTAGTAAAGGATAAAGTAGTAAAGGATAAAGTAGTAGAAGATAAAGTAGTAAAGGATAAAGTAGTAGAGGATAAAGTAGTAGAGGATAAAGTAGTAGAGGATAAAGTAGTAGAGGATAAAGTAGTAGAGGATAAAGTAGTA
- the rplN gene encoding 50S ribosomal protein L14, translating to MLQQESRCRVSDNTGAKEALIIRVLGGTKKRYASLGDSVVITIKIAVSGSSTIKKGQISKAVIIRTKNRIRRKDGSYISFDDNACVLINTSGEMLGTRVFGPVARELREKEYMKIISLAQEVL from the coding sequence ATGTTACAACAAGAATCTAGATGTAGAGTATCAGATAATACAGGAGCAAAAGAAGCTTTAATTATTAGAGTTTTAGGTGGAACTAAAAAAAGATATGCTTCATTAGGAGATTCAGTAGTTATTACAATAAAAATAGCAGTATCTGGAAGTTCTACTATTAAAAAAGGACAAATATCTAAAGCTGTTATTATTAGAACAAAAAATAGAATTAGAAGAAAAGATGGATCTTATATAAGTTTTGATGATAATGCATGTGTATTAATAAATACATCTGGAGAAATGTTAGGTACAAGAGTTTTTGGTCCAGTAGCAAGAGAACTTAGAGAAAAAGAATATATGAAAATAATATCTTTAGCCCAAGAAGTTTTATGA
- the rpsQ gene encoding 30S ribosomal protein S17 produces the protein MIENHKYVHRNKRKQKQGIVISDKMQKTVIVSETKKVKHKYYGKSIIKKKKYMVHDEKNISKNGDKVNIMEIRPMSKNKCWRLISILEKK, from the coding sequence ATGATAGAAAATCATAAGTATGTTCATAGAAATAAAAGAAAACAAAAACAAGGAATAGTTATAAGTGATAAAATGCAAAAAACAGTTATAGTATCTGAAACAAAAAAAGTAAAACATAAATATTATGGAAAAAGTATTATTAAGAAAAAAAAATATATGGTTCATGATGAAAAAAATATATCTAAAAATGGAGATAAAGTAAATATTATGGAAATACGTCCTATGAGTAAGAATAAATGTTGGAGATTAATTTCTATTTTAGAAAAAAAATAA
- the rpmC gene encoding 50S ribosomal protein L29: MKNIKNLSIKNLIEKIKINENNYQNIKFNHSIKMNKNPMIIRILRKNIARLKTELNKKINDRKS; encoded by the coding sequence ATGAAAAATATAAAAAATCTTTCAATAAAGAATTTGATTGAAAAAATAAAAATAAATGAAAATAATTATCAAAATATAAAATTTAATCATTCTATAAAAATGAATAAAAATCCTATGATTATAAGAATATTAAGAAAAAATATTGCTAGATTAAAAACTGAATTAAATAAGAAAATAAATGATAGAAAATCATAA
- the rplP gene encoding 50S ribosomal protein L16 — translation MLQPKKTKYKKQQKGRIRGNSKKGTSLSRGLYGIKSLEGAWISSRQLEAARVAATRYMKREGQLWINVFPDKPATKKPQEVRMGKGKGPVEFWVSVVKAGKILFEIDGVDMKIAKEALRLAAQKLPIKIKFVVSNAIK, via the coding sequence ATGTTGCAACCAAAAAAAACAAAATATAAAAAACAACAAAAAGGTAGAATACGTGGAAATTCTAAAAAAGGAACTTCTTTATCAAGAGGTTTATATGGAATAAAATCTTTAGAAGGTGCTTGGATTAGTTCTAGACAATTAGAAGCGGCACGTGTTGCTGCTACTAGATATATGAAGAGAGAAGGACAATTATGGATTAATGTTTTTCCTGATAAACCTGCTACAAAAAAACCGCAAGAAGTTCGTATGGGAAAAGGGAAAGGACCAGTTGAATTTTGGGTATCTGTAGTTAAAGCAGGAAAAATTTTATTTGAAATAGATGGAGTAGATATGAAAATAGCTAAGGAAGCTTTAAGATTAGCAGCTCAAAAACTTCCTATAAAAATAAAATTCGTTGTTTCTAATGCAATAAAATGA
- the rpsC gene encoding 30S ribosomal protein S3, producing the protein MGQKTNPIVNRLGIIIGWQSSWCNNYKDRIQEDFKVRRYIEARFPKGIVSRIFIERTLKFITITIRTSRPALVIGKGGDEVDTVRKELKKLTKKEVQINISEVKRPELDAPLLAKGLVRQLENRISYKKAIKLSIIAAMRMNAQGIRIQISGRLNGSEMARCETYKEGRISLGTFRADVDYHVDVAHTVYGSIGIKVWIMKGEIYGKRELSPLLGIQRKQKGYLKKRKQ; encoded by the coding sequence ATGGGACAAAAAACAAATCCAATAGTTAATCGTCTTGGAATTATAATTGGATGGCAATCTAGTTGGTGTAATAATTATAAGGATAGAATTCAAGAAGATTTTAAAGTTAGAAGATATATAGAAGCTAGATTTCCAAAAGGAATAGTTTCTCGTATTTTTATAGAAAGAACTTTAAAATTTATTACTATAACAATTAGAACATCTAGACCTGCTCTTGTTATTGGAAAAGGTGGAGATGAAGTAGATACAGTTAGAAAAGAATTAAAAAAGCTTACTAAAAAAGAAGTTCAAATTAATATATCTGAGGTAAAAAGACCAGAATTAGATGCTCCATTATTGGCAAAAGGTTTAGTTAGACAATTAGAAAATAGAATATCTTATAAAAAAGCAATAAAATTATCTATTATTGCTGCTATGAGGATGAATGCTCAAGGAATAAGAATTCAAATATCTGGAAGATTAAATGGATCAGAGATGGCTAGATGTGAAACTTATAAAGAAGGTAGAATTTCTCTTGGAACTTTTAGGGCTGATGTAGATTATCATGTAGATGTAGCACATACTGTTTATGGTAGTATAGGAATTAAAGTTTGGATAATGAAAGGAGAAATATATGGAAAAAGAGAATTATCTCCATTATTAGGAATACAAAGAAAACAAAAAGGTTATTTAAAAAAAAGAAAACAATAA
- the rplV gene encoding 50S ribosomal protein L22 yields the protein MNTKKKLNIVSASLNRVRSSPRKIRLIANLIRNKEIQNALDILTYSNKKKISIFLKKLLLSLLSNWKIKYNNKYSDNDKFLFIKNIQVNQGKTLKRLRPVPQGRGHRIRKRSSHVIVFLENRKEM from the coding sequence ATGAATACGAAAAAAAAATTAAATATAGTTTCTGCTTCTTTAAATAGAGTAAGAAGTTCTCCAAGAAAAATACGATTAATTGCTAATTTAATTCGTAATAAAGAAATACAAAATGCTTTAGATATATTAACATATAGTAATAAAAAAAAAATATCTATTTTTTTAAAAAAATTACTTCTTTCTTTATTATCAAATTGGAAAATAAAATATAATAATAAATATTCAGATAATGATAAATTTTTATTTATAAAAAATATTCAAGTAAATCAAGGAAAAACTTTAAAAAGATTACGTCCTGTTCCTCAAGGAAGAGGTCATAGAATAAGAAAGAGATCAAGTCATGTTATAGTTTTTTTAGAAAATAGAAAAGAAATGTAA
- the rpsS gene encoding 30S ribosomal protein S19: protein MARSLKKGPYVSQKLYKKVLKNIKNEKKTVIKTWSRPSTILPDFVGHTFAVHNGKQFINVYITENMIGHKLGEFSPTRVFRGHSGSKNKLKIKN from the coding sequence ATGGCAAGATCTTTAAAAAAAGGTCCATATGTATCTCAAAAATTATATAAAAAAGTATTAAAAAATATAAAAAATGAAAAAAAAACAGTTATTAAAACTTGGTCTAGACCATCTACTATTTTACCTGATTTTGTAGGACATACTTTTGCAGTACATAATGGAAAACAATTTATTAATGTATATATTACGGAAAATATGATAGGACATAAATTAGGTGAATTTTCACCTACTCGTGTTTTTAGAGGACATTCAGGATCTAAAAATAAGTTAAAAATAAAAAATTAA